From a region of the Bradyrhizobium sp. KBS0727 genome:
- a CDS encoding cupin domain-containing protein: MFVTLRPASTIDLHPLYLAAIAGLACALVIGKAMPSTMDAISAIVEPLCASSDPAGSTLDTVEPISSHALPNVPGKRVTIVRVFYGPGGFTRAHRHAGSVTAYITKGEIRSQLAGGPVETFKVGQSFFEPPGATHLVSANASNTEPAELIAVFVADEGAQLTTFVE; the protein is encoded by the coding sequence ATGTTCGTAACATTGCGGCCCGCATCAACAATCGACCTCCACCCACTCTATCTCGCCGCCATCGCCGGTCTCGCCTGCGCTCTTGTCATCGGCAAGGCGATGCCGTCGACGATGGACGCGATCTCGGCGATCGTCGAACCGCTCTGTGCCAGCAGCGATCCTGCCGGTTCGACGCTCGACACCGTCGAGCCGATCTCTTCCCATGCGCTGCCGAACGTGCCTGGCAAACGCGTGACGATCGTGCGTGTGTTCTACGGCCCGGGCGGCTTTACCCGCGCGCACCGGCATGCCGGTTCTGTCACCGCCTACATCACCAAGGGGGAAATCCGCTCGCAGCTCGCCGGCGGCCCGGTCGAAACGTTCAAGGTCGGCCAGTCGTTCTTCGAGCCGCCCGGCGCCACGCACCTGGTCTCGGCCAATGCCAGCAACACCGAGCCGGCGGAGCTGATCGCCGTGTTCGTCGCGGATGAGGGTGCGCAACTCACGACGTTCGTGGAGTGA
- a CDS encoding VOC family protein, producing MRLAKPRIDIGFATNNAPAALAFWQNEIGLPFDHTQPIRRGYKQHRHDLCGSILKINQVYETLPDNPPSGYLELLIARDGIAAPAPMTDPEGNRVALVPKGMFGIERIGIRLGVRDVDAHRRFYTQALGLKEGAPAGVDGVMTFLAGDTVLIVEPAADAPDDAAFEGKGWRYITFQVFEVDREHAHVLAHGGREARAPVTLGTTARISMVRDPDGNWIELSQRASLTGSLEPVAS from the coding sequence ATGAGACTGGCGAAACCCCGCATCGATATCGGCTTTGCCACCAACAACGCGCCGGCGGCGTTGGCGTTCTGGCAGAACGAGATCGGCCTGCCGTTCGACCACACCCAGCCGATCCGCCGCGGCTACAAGCAGCATCGCCACGACCTCTGCGGCTCGATCCTGAAAATCAATCAGGTCTATGAGACGCTGCCCGACAACCCGCCATCGGGCTACCTCGAACTGCTGATTGCGCGCGACGGCATCGCCGCGCCGGCGCCGATGACGGATCCGGAAGGCAATCGTGTTGCGCTGGTGCCAAAAGGCATGTTCGGGATCGAGCGCATCGGGATACGTCTCGGCGTTCGCGACGTCGATGCGCATCGTCGCTTCTACACGCAGGCGCTCGGACTGAAGGAGGGCGCGCCTGCCGGCGTTGATGGTGTGATGACCTTCCTGGCAGGCGACACGGTGCTGATCGTAGAACCCGCAGCCGATGCGCCAGATGATGCCGCCTTCGAGGGCAAAGGCTGGCGCTACATCACCTTTCAGGTGTTCGAGGTCGATCGCGAGCACGCCCATGTGCTGGCCCATGGCGGCCGCGAAGCGCGGGCGCCGGTGACGCTCGGCACCACCGCGCGAATTTCGATGGTGCGCGATCCCGACGGCAACTGGATCGAGCTGTCGCAACGCGCCTCGCTCACCGGATCGCTGGAGCCGGTCGCGTCCTAG
- a CDS encoding sensor histidine kinase, translating to MTKLIDEFRRGWQGISQPSPLFSTGFALFCLALATVARWGLAQIRPDVFFTPYFPAVFFATAVGGSKIGIGAAVAGGMLGVIINFSGALADSARFALLLIFWAVCGLTIWGVEHYRTIVAQQREISKRLTEEEEYRKLLVDELQHRLKNKTSTIHAVLHQVLQDQPQIWDSIDHRIRALSATDDLIARVDVSGCDIKDLLRSELGPYGHVRFNLNGDRLFLPAKLAVSLALIFHELATNAGKYGAFSSPRGLLQVSWSVSDDRLNVTWDETEGPSIEHVGAAGFGTRLLQSALRAFDGKTEISFLKTGVHCTMQCHIPAN from the coding sequence ATGACGAAATTGATCGACGAGTTCAGGCGCGGCTGGCAGGGAATTTCCCAGCCCTCGCCGCTTTTCAGCACCGGATTTGCGCTCTTCTGCCTGGCGCTGGCGACCGTGGCGCGGTGGGGACTGGCCCAGATCCGCCCCGATGTCTTCTTCACGCCCTACTTCCCGGCGGTATTCTTCGCAACTGCGGTCGGCGGCTCCAAGATCGGCATCGGAGCCGCCGTCGCGGGCGGCATGCTCGGCGTCATCATCAATTTCAGCGGCGCTTTGGCCGATTCCGCCAGGTTCGCGCTGTTGCTGATCTTCTGGGCGGTCTGCGGCCTCACCATTTGGGGGGTCGAGCACTACCGGACGATCGTGGCCCAGCAACGGGAGATCTCGAAACGCCTGACCGAGGAGGAGGAATACCGCAAACTCCTCGTCGACGAGTTGCAGCACCGGCTGAAAAACAAGACATCGACGATCCACGCCGTGTTGCACCAGGTGCTGCAGGACCAGCCGCAGATCTGGGACAGCATCGATCACCGCATCCGCGCGCTGTCGGCGACCGACGACCTAATCGCCCGGGTCGACGTCAGCGGCTGCGATATCAAAGACTTGCTGCGGTCGGAGCTCGGACCCTACGGCCATGTCCGGTTCAATCTGAACGGCGATCGGCTATTTCTTCCGGCCAAGCTGGCGGTCAGTCTGGCGCTGATCTTTCACGAATTGGCCACCAACGCCGGAAAATACGGCGCGTTTTCCTCCCCGCGCGGGCTACTGCAGGTGTCATGGTCGGTGTCGGACGATCGCCTCAACGTGACCTGGGACGAGACCGAGGGGCCTTCGATCGAACATGTCGGGGCGGCCGGCTTTGGCACCAGGCTGTTGCAATCGGCACTGCGCGCGTTCGACGGCAAAACCGAGATCAGTTTCCTGAAGACCGGCGTCCACTGCACGATGCAGTGCCACATCCCGGCGAACTGA
- a CDS encoding MBL fold metallo-hydrolase, giving the protein MNQQTETPTGTQPKAGAIIVPVTLFEQNCTIIWHEPSKKAVVIDPGGDVPKILEAIKQTGVTVEKIWLTHGHIDHVGGAAELRDALQVKIEGPHIADKYLLDNVVSSGERFGMTGVRNFGPDRWLDEGEQVSIGDLTFDILHCPGHSPGSVVFFNKELRFAHVGDVLFNGSVGRTDLPGGSHATLINSIKEKLLPLGDDVGFICGHGAGSSIGQERMTNPFITGEM; this is encoded by the coding sequence ATGAACCAGCAAACCGAGACCCCCACCGGGACCCAGCCGAAGGCCGGCGCGATCATCGTGCCGGTGACGCTGTTCGAGCAGAACTGCACCATCATCTGGCACGAGCCTTCCAAGAAGGCCGTGGTGATCGACCCCGGCGGGGACGTTCCCAAGATTCTGGAAGCGATCAAGCAGACCGGCGTCACCGTCGAAAAGATCTGGCTGACCCACGGCCATATCGACCATGTCGGCGGCGCCGCCGAGCTGCGCGACGCGCTGCAGGTGAAAATCGAAGGCCCGCACATTGCCGACAAATACCTGCTCGACAATGTCGTCTCGAGCGGCGAGCGTTTTGGTATGACCGGCGTGCGCAATTTCGGACCCGACCGTTGGCTCGACGAGGGCGAGCAGGTCTCGATCGGGGACCTGACCTTCGACATCCTACATTGCCCCGGCCATTCGCCGGGCAGCGTGGTGTTCTTCAACAAGGAATTGCGTTTCGCCCATGTCGGCGACGTCCTGTTCAACGGCTCGGTCGGGCGCACCGACCTGCCCGGCGGCAGCCACGCTACGCTGATCAACTCGATCAAGGAAAAGCTGCTGCCGCTCGGCGACGATGTCGGCTTCATCTGCGGTCATGGCGCCGGCTCCAGCATCGGCCAGGAGCGGATGACCAACCCGTTCATCACCGGCGAGATGTGA
- a CDS encoding LLM class flavin-dependent oxidoreductase, protein MARLKFGAFLAPHHPIGEHPMLQFRRDLDFVEQIDALGFDEFWCGEHHSSGWEMIASPEMFLAAAGERTKRIKLGTGVISLPYHHPFNVAQRMVQLDHMTGGRALFGSGPGALASDAHTLGIDPMTQRDRQDEALGIIRRLFRGERVTAKSDWFTMNDAALQLLPLQEDMPCVVASQISPSGMTLAGKYGIGIISLGSMSTQGLMALPTQWGFAEDAAKKAGTTVSRADWRVLLSWHIAETREQAEREAGPGLMRWHNEYTVRTLQRPGVEPFSSPEDAVEKTAGGPNAASTIGTPDDLVKTIKNLIDVSGGVGTIIGFVHDWANPENTRRSWDMVARYVVPEINGYVRKLRESQTFLIENRAVFERAGQAVMAKIMENEKAAAALPLTGPGRLAIPSVNAPDLQKAAAKQKA, encoded by the coding sequence ATGGCGCGCCTCAAATTCGGAGCCTTCCTCGCCCCGCATCATCCGATCGGCGAGCATCCGATGCTGCAATTCCGCCGCGACCTCGATTTCGTCGAGCAGATCGACGCGCTCGGCTTCGACGAATTCTGGTGCGGCGAGCACCATTCCTCGGGCTGGGAAATGATCGCCTCGCCGGAAATGTTCCTCGCCGCCGCCGGCGAACGCACCAAGCGCATCAAGCTCGGTACCGGCGTGATCTCGCTGCCCTATCACCATCCCTTCAACGTCGCCCAGCGCATGGTGCAGCTCGACCACATGACCGGCGGCCGGGCGCTGTTCGGTTCCGGTCCGGGCGCACTGGCGTCGGATGCGCACACGCTCGGCATCGATCCGATGACGCAGCGCGATCGCCAGGACGAAGCGCTCGGCATCATCCGCCGGCTGTTCAGGGGCGAGCGGGTCACCGCCAAGAGCGACTGGTTCACCATGAACGACGCAGCGCTGCAGCTTCTGCCGCTGCAGGAAGACATGCCCTGCGTAGTGGCGTCGCAGATCTCGCCGTCGGGCATGACGCTGGCGGGCAAATACGGCATCGGCATCATCTCGCTCGGCTCGATGTCGACGCAGGGCCTGATGGCGCTGCCGACACAATGGGGCTTTGCCGAGGACGCGGCGAAGAAGGCCGGCACCACCGTGAGCCGCGCCGACTGGCGCGTGCTGCTCTCCTGGCACATTGCCGAAACCCGCGAACAGGCGGAGCGCGAGGCCGGCCCCGGGCTGATGCGCTGGCACAACGAATATACGGTCCGCACACTGCAGCGGCCGGGCGTCGAACCGTTCTCCTCGCCGGAAGACGCCGTCGAGAAGACCGCCGGCGGCCCTAACGCCGCCTCCACCATCGGCACGCCGGACGACCTGGTCAAAACCATCAAGAACCTGATCGACGTGTCCGGCGGCGTCGGCACCATCATCGGCTTCGTGCACGACTGGGCCAATCCGGAAAACACCCGCCGTAGCTGGGACATGGTCGCGCGCTACGTGGTCCCGGAGATCAACGGCTATGTCAGGAAATTGCGGGAGTCGCAGACATTCCTGATCGAGAACCGCGCCGTGTTCGAGCGCGCGGGCCAAGCTGTGATGGCCAAGATCATGGAAAACGAAAAGGCCGCCGCGGCCCTGCCGCTCACCGGCCCCGGTCGGCTGGCGATCCCCTCTGTCAACGCGCCGGACCTGCAGAAGGCAGCGGCGAAGCAGAAGGCATAA
- a CDS encoding PHB depolymerase family esterase: protein MSLAQNVELMRHFSKLSGFNGLGAYGLSASSAVRSPLVEMTGFGTNPGALKMLAFVPEHLPRTPALVVVLHGCGQTAAGYDVGTGWSTLAKRYGFALLMPEQQAANNANTCFNWFNPGDIARGRGEAASIRQMIARMVAEHKIDSRRIYVTGLSAGGAMASVMLATYPEVFAGGAVIAGLPFGIASNVREALSGMMQSSPRPARELGDLVRKASKHKGPWPKLSVWHGSADRTVNPANANEIVKQWLDVHGLPSAPMSTANVDGYPRDVWWNEEGETLVESYTITDMAHGTPLGLADGSDENYGTAGAFMIEAGISSSYHIANFFGLTERVSQPNEAGKLSPADDAKPAPKPAAPVIPSAATASLQSPDLAATLWPRTTLIRPVKPRRASKRNSIDVSSVITRALTAAGLMK from the coding sequence TTGTCCCTCGCCCAGAACGTCGAATTGATGCGACATTTTTCGAAGCTAAGCGGGTTCAATGGCTTGGGAGCCTATGGACTGAGCGCATCGTCGGCTGTCCGCAGCCCGCTCGTCGAAATGACCGGATTCGGCACCAATCCGGGCGCGCTGAAGATGCTCGCGTTCGTACCGGAGCACCTTCCGCGGACGCCTGCCCTCGTCGTCGTGCTGCATGGCTGCGGCCAGACGGCCGCCGGTTACGATGTCGGAACCGGATGGTCGACGCTTGCGAAGCGCTATGGCTTTGCGTTGCTGATGCCGGAACAGCAGGCAGCGAATAACGCCAACACCTGTTTCAACTGGTTCAATCCGGGTGACATCGCGCGCGGGCGCGGCGAGGCGGCTTCGATCCGGCAGATGATCGCGCGGATGGTCGCCGAGCACAAAATCGATTCGCGTCGCATCTACGTGACCGGACTCTCCGCCGGCGGCGCCATGGCGTCGGTGATGCTCGCGACCTATCCGGAAGTGTTCGCGGGCGGCGCCGTGATCGCCGGCCTGCCGTTCGGCATCGCCAGCAATGTGCGGGAAGCGCTCAGCGGCATGATGCAGTCGTCGCCGCGCCCCGCGCGTGAACTCGGCGACCTCGTGCGCAAGGCCTCGAAGCACAAGGGCCCGTGGCCGAAATTGTCAGTGTGGCACGGCAGCGCCGACCGAACGGTCAATCCGGCCAATGCCAACGAGATCGTCAAGCAATGGCTCGACGTGCACGGGCTGCCATCGGCGCCGATGTCGACAGCCAACGTCGACGGCTATCCGCGCGATGTCTGGTGGAATGAAGAGGGCGAGACCCTGGTCGAATCCTACACCATCACCGACATGGCCCACGGCACCCCGCTGGGGCTCGCCGACGGCAGTGACGAAAACTATGGCACCGCGGGCGCGTTCATGATCGAGGCCGGCATTTCGTCGTCCTATCACATCGCGAATTTTTTCGGCCTGACCGAACGCGTCAGCCAGCCCAACGAAGCTGGCAAGCTATCCCCGGCGGACGACGCGAAGCCGGCGCCAAAGCCTGCGGCACCGGTCATTCCGTCGGCCGCCACGGCATCCCTGCAGTCACCGGATCTTGCCGCCACGCTGTGGCCGCGGACAACGTTAATTCGCCCGGTCAAGCCGCGGCGCGCATCGAAGCGCAACAGTATCGACGTCAGCAGCGTCATCACGCGGGCGCTGACGGCCGCGGGACTGATGAAATAG
- a CDS encoding SDR family NAD(P)-dependent oxidoreductase has product MGRLDGKVAVITGATSGIGLHTAEIFVAEGAKIVIAGRRAPEGEALARKLGANCIFRQTDVTVEAQMRALIALSVEKFGRIDCLFNNAGGPAQTGGIEGLEVERFDAAMATLVRSVMLGMKHAAPHMRKQGSGSIINNGSIAGRLAGFSSSMVYGAAKAAVIHLTKCVAMELGEANIRVNSISPGAIATGIFGKALGLSVEAAEKTPAVMREVYKAAQPIPRAGLPEDIAHAAVFLASDESSFINGHDLVVDGAMTGGRNWSQQQQGYVALRKAFDEG; this is encoded by the coding sequence ATGGGACGGCTGGACGGCAAGGTCGCGGTAATCACCGGCGCGACGAGCGGCATCGGACTGCATACCGCGGAGATATTCGTCGCCGAGGGGGCGAAAATCGTGATCGCGGGCCGCCGCGCCCCGGAGGGGGAGGCGCTGGCCAGGAAGCTCGGCGCCAACTGTATCTTTCGCCAGACCGATGTGACCGTGGAAGCGCAGATGCGGGCGCTGATCGCGCTGTCGGTCGAAAAATTTGGCCGCATCGACTGCCTGTTCAACAATGCCGGCGGCCCGGCCCAGACCGGCGGCATCGAGGGCCTCGAGGTCGAGCGTTTCGACGCGGCGATGGCAACATTGGTGCGCAGCGTGATGCTCGGAATGAAGCACGCCGCGCCTCACATGCGAAAGCAGGGCTCCGGCAGCATCATCAACAATGGCAGCATCGCGGGCCGGCTAGCCGGCTTTTCGTCGTCGATGGTCTACGGCGCGGCCAAGGCCGCCGTCATCCATCTCACCAAATGCGTGGCGATGGAGCTCGGCGAAGCCAATATTCGCGTGAACTCGATCTCACCCGGCGCGATCGCGACCGGCATCTTCGGCAAGGCGCTGGGCCTGTCGGTGGAAGCCGCCGAAAAGACCCCGGCCGTGATGCGCGAAGTCTACAAGGCAGCGCAGCCGATCCCGCGCGCCGGCCTGCCCGAGGATATCGCGCATGCGGCAGTGTTTCTCGCCAGCGACGAGTCCTCTTTCATCAACGGTCACGATCTCGTCGTCGACGGCGCGATGACCGGTGGCCGCAACTGGAGCCAGCAGCAGCAGGGCTATGTCGCGCTGCGCAAGGCGTTCGACGAGGGGTAG
- a CDS encoding MFS transporter, whose protein sequence is MHQIVSAPVDSSRRWRVLATVVAAQFMFGVDAFIVNVAIPTIAAELHAGAAQIEAVIAIYLIAYATLVVTGGRLGDIYGTRNVFVAGVAGFTVTSLWCGLVQSGPELIVARLAQGATAALMVPQVLATIHLLFADASRARAFGIYGIVLGLAGAAGFLLGGILVTLDLAGLGWRAVFFVNVPFGAVIIAAALRIMPMAPRRAGTRLDIPGSIVLFLGLLCLIGPLLFGHDVHWSAWVWLVMAAGAAIICAFVKLERAVAGRGGMPLIDLSLLSDAAFMRGLAAVFFFFFANLSFYLVMTVFMQRALHIPPLQAGLVFVPLALTFVIASRHGGARARHRGTLVLIEGCCVQIAGLAALVALVESAGAPSAMSLALVLTIFGYGQGLVMAPLSSAVLSSVKPVSAGAGSGMYGTTAQIANAAGVAAIGAVYFAVEVSQSARLALLAACALFGLSIITCAAFLTWMRRATVTN, encoded by the coding sequence ATGCATCAGATTGTTTCAGCTCCGGTCGATTCCTCGCGCCGCTGGCGGGTGCTTGCGACTGTTGTCGCGGCGCAATTCATGTTCGGGGTCGATGCCTTCATCGTCAACGTGGCGATCCCGACGATTGCGGCCGAGCTGCACGCCGGCGCGGCGCAGATCGAGGCGGTCATCGCCATCTACCTGATCGCCTACGCGACGCTGGTGGTCACCGGCGGCCGGCTCGGCGACATCTACGGCACCCGCAACGTATTCGTCGCGGGTGTCGCCGGCTTTACCGTCACCTCGCTGTGGTGCGGCCTGGTGCAGTCGGGTCCGGAATTGATCGTCGCGCGGCTGGCGCAAGGTGCTACCGCGGCGTTGATGGTGCCGCAGGTGCTGGCCACCATTCATCTGTTGTTCGCGGACGCCTCGCGCGCCCGCGCCTTCGGCATCTACGGCATCGTGCTGGGACTGGCCGGCGCCGCAGGCTTCCTGCTCGGCGGCATTCTGGTGACGCTGGATCTTGCCGGGCTCGGCTGGCGCGCAGTGTTTTTCGTCAACGTGCCGTTCGGCGCTGTTATCATCGCAGCAGCCCTGCGGATCATGCCGATGGCGCCGCGCCGTGCCGGCACGCGGCTGGATATTCCAGGCTCGATCGTGCTGTTTCTCGGACTGTTGTGCCTGATCGGCCCGCTGCTGTTCGGTCATGACGTGCACTGGTCAGCCTGGGTCTGGCTGGTGATGGCGGCGGGCGCCGCGATCATATGTGCCTTCGTGAAGCTCGAACGCGCGGTGGCCGGCCGTGGCGGCATGCCGTTGATCGATCTGTCGCTGCTGTCGGACGCCGCCTTCATGCGCGGTCTCGCCGCCGTATTCTTTTTCTTCTTTGCCAACCTGTCGTTCTATCTCGTCATGACTGTCTTCATGCAGCGGGCGCTGCATATTCCGCCGCTGCAGGCAGGTCTCGTCTTCGTGCCGCTGGCGCTGACCTTCGTGATCGCGTCGCGTCATGGCGGCGCGCGCGCCCGTCATCGCGGCACGCTGGTGCTGATCGAGGGCTGCTGTGTGCAGATCGCCGGCCTTGCGGCGCTGGTGGCTTTGGTCGAATCGGCCGGTGCGCCGTCGGCGATGTCGCTTGCACTGGTGCTGACGATCTTCGGTTACGGCCAGGGGCTGGTGATGGCGCCGTTGTCGAGCGCCGTGCTCTCGTCGGTGAAACCGGTGAGCGCAGGCGCAGGCTCCGGCATGTACGGCACGACCGCGCAGATCGCCAACGCCGCGGGCGTTGCGGCGATCGGAGCGGTATACTTTGCGGTTGAAGTCAGTCAGTCGGCACGGCTGGCATTGTTGGCCGCATGCGCGTTGTTTGGGCTGTCGATCATCACATGTGCCGCATTTCTGACATGGATGCGGCGCGCGACCGTGACAAATTGA
- a CDS encoding cytochrome P450: protein MSMQSVASPVYTFTPPRRNSLTHIPGDEGWPLIGKTLDVLADPKGQVERSSAKYGLVYRSHLFGETSLVLLGPDANELVMFDQAKQFSSTLGWGRILGLLFPRGLMLLDFEEHRLHRRALSVAFKSGPMKSYLAELDTGIAARVAQWKAKPGPMLFYPAMKQLTLDLAATSFLGAGIGPEVDEITNAFVDMVAASVAVIRKPLPGTPMARGVRGRKRIVAYFSEQIPIRRAKGGGDDLFSQLCHATHEDGALLTTQDIVDHMSFLMMAAHDTLTSSLTSFVGELAAHPEWQQKLRDEVSSLGIAASAPTSFDNLEAMPLAEMAFKEALRLKPPVPSMPRRAIRDFTFKGYAIPAGTMVGVNPLFTHHMPEFWPEPEKFDPLRFTEEAQRNRHRFAWVPYGGGAHMCLGLHFAYMQAKCFARHFLQNLSVSLEPGYKPDWQMWPIPKPRDGLRVVIRPV from the coding sequence ATGTCGATGCAGTCTGTGGCTTCCCCCGTCTATACGTTCACCCCGCCGCGGCGCAATTCACTGACGCATATTCCGGGTGACGAGGGCTGGCCGCTGATCGGCAAGACGCTGGATGTGCTCGCCGACCCCAAGGGGCAGGTCGAGCGGTCTTCAGCCAAATATGGCCTGGTCTATCGCAGCCATCTGTTCGGCGAGACCAGCCTGGTCCTGCTCGGCCCCGACGCCAACGAGCTGGTGATGTTCGACCAGGCCAAGCAATTCTCCTCGACGCTCGGCTGGGGCCGCATCCTCGGGCTGCTGTTTCCGCGCGGATTGATGCTGCTCGATTTCGAGGAGCATCGTTTGCACCGGCGCGCACTGTCGGTGGCGTTCAAGTCCGGCCCGATGAAATCCTATCTGGCGGAGCTCGACACCGGCATCGCTGCGCGCGTTGCGCAGTGGAAGGCGAAGCCGGGACCGATGCTGTTCTATCCCGCGATGAAGCAGCTCACGCTCGATCTCGCGGCAACGTCCTTTCTCGGCGCCGGCATCGGTCCCGAGGTGGACGAAATCACCAACGCCTTTGTCGACATGGTGGCCGCCTCGGTCGCGGTGATCCGGAAACCGCTGCCCGGCACGCCGATGGCGCGCGGCGTCCGGGGCCGCAAGCGCATCGTCGCCTATTTCTCCGAACAGATCCCGATCCGCCGCGCCAAGGGCGGCGGCGACGATCTGTTCTCGCAGCTTTGCCATGCCACCCACGAAGACGGCGCCCTGCTCACGACGCAGGACATCGTCGATCACATGAGTTTCCTGATGATGGCGGCGCACGACACGCTGACCTCGTCGCTGACGTCGTTTGTCGGTGAACTGGCCGCTCATCCGGAATGGCAGCAAAAGCTGCGCGACGAGGTCTCTAGCCTCGGCATCGCCGCAAGCGCGCCGACGAGCTTCGACAATCTCGAAGCCATGCCGCTCGCCGAGATGGCGTTCAAGGAAGCGCTGCGGCTGAAACCGCCGGTACCTTCGATGCCGCGCCGCGCGATTCGCGATTTCACCTTCAAGGGCTACGCGATCCCCGCCGGCACGATGGTCGGCGTCAACCCGCTGTTCACCCACCACATGCCTGAGTTCTGGCCTGAGCCCGAAAAATTCGATCCGCTTCGCTTCACCGAGGAGGCGCAACGCAACCGCCATCGCTTTGCCTGGGTGCCGTATGGCGGCGGCGCGCATATGTGCCTCGGCCTGCACTTCGCCTATATGCAGGCCAAATGCTTCGCACGGCATTTCCTGCAAAATCTCAGCGTCTCGCTGGAGCCCGGCTACAAACCGGACTGGCAGATGTGGCCAATCCCGAAGCCGCGCGACGGACTGCGGGTGGTGATCAGGCCGGTGTGA
- a CDS encoding helix-turn-helix domain-containing protein, protein MAKPRTAPACGCPVAAFQKMISGKYKLRIVWDLKDGPRRYGEIRAGLLRGMIGSAEIAPRVLSRELKALTESGLIDRKDFGVVPPKVEYRLTRKGRTFVPVVAAIKDWGTRHLAEANASEMIAAE, encoded by the coding sequence ATGGCGAAGCCAAGGACGGCGCCGGCCTGCGGCTGCCCGGTCGCGGCATTTCAGAAAATGATCAGCGGCAAATACAAGCTGCGCATCGTCTGGGACCTCAAGGATGGTCCGCGGCGCTATGGCGAAATCCGCGCCGGCCTGCTGCGCGGCATGATAGGCAGCGCTGAGATCGCGCCGCGCGTGCTGAGCCGCGAATTGAAGGCGCTCACCGAGAGCGGACTGATCGATCGTAAGGATTTTGGCGTGGTGCCGCCGAAGGTCGAATACCGCCTGACCCGCAAGGGCCGGACCTTCGTGCCGGTGGTTGCCGCCATCAAGGACTGGGGAACGCGCCACCTCGCAGAGGCGAACGCGTCCGAGATGATCGCGGCGGAGTAG